The following coding sequences lie in one Schistosoma mansoni strain Puerto Rico chromosome 3, complete genome genomic window:
- a CDS encoding putative ribonuclease p/mrp subunit codes for MAGITTSNIYRTSRKRSRLLSFSKDPKLTTDYILHLLISYSKDPRYLDHLFLCENFERLINWLCLISLSALNNSDNNNTSLIDKHHSSPSVNQLLFNMDQWTNESYYCSDNSNNNTDSSFAKVNNLPAVHLEYPIHLLVANFLANISQHPSSSVLNNYEDINKLISLWKVSASLHLNLFGSKIDHNLKIHSKITDGSCSDSLNSYPIYCPDVYNLNDSNDINENYDFDIIFVNGMLGSVFYTWRQHDSMLTNNPTQYTKCWPRDWLSHRFPQARIIGVDTSLKPFVWHSICPLQKLRRTLDKRAVDIMKQLKKAEVGCRPIIWITHSAGGILVKEMLRLANSVSNGTSEDSKNDHSEPITTSSTRDFAHISNTYTDLSVLSGENQSVSQSSLSKVDPSCKWYCHETDQENENLSNMSDPSFISFVEDKNANVPDKNSENRMCYSSSCSDVLSKPISNSSFLTTLSDSSAIDPVNYRTLASNTQAVVFMSTPHRGNQSVHTLYRRPFRWALTPEAIQLEKDSNYLLDLHVWFNLWAYNHKVQILSMAESRVTPINRFWSVLIVPEDVKDREMGKLVRIDSDHLYISKPMNPSDLSYTSIVNFIENLSLCKQLPVNTNIKKPF; via the exons ATG GCTGGAATAACTACCAGTAATATTTATCGTACTTCTCGTAAACGAAGTCGTTTATTGTCTTTCAGCAAAGATCCAAAACTCACTACAGATTACATATTGCATCTTTTGATTTCATACAGTAAG GATCCTAGGTATTTGGATCACTTATTCCTATGTGAAAATTTTGAACGCCTAATCAACTGGCTTTGTTTAATCAGTCTTTCAGCATTAAACAATtcggataataataatacatcacTTATTGATAAACATCATTCTTCACCATCAGTGAATCAACTCTTATTTAATATGGACCAATGGACAAATGAATCATATTATTGTAGTGATAACAGTAACAATAATACGGATTCATCATTTGCAAAAGTAAATAACTTGCCTGCTGTTCATCTAGAATATCCTATTCATCTTTTAGTTGCTAATTTTTTAGCTAACATTTCGCAGCATCCATCAAGTTCTGTTTTAAACAATTATGAAG ATATCAATAAATTAATCAGCCTCTGGAAAGTTTCTGCAAGTTTGCATTTAAATCTTTTTGGTTCCAAGATTGATCataatttaaaaattcattctAAAATAACTGACGGTTCATGTTCTGATTCTCTTAATTCATATCCTATCTACTGTCCAGATGTTTATAATCTAAATGATTCAAA CGATATCAACGAAAATTATGATTTTGATATCATTTTTGTAAACGGCATGTTGGGCAGTGTTTTCTATACTTGGAGACAGCATGATTCAATGCTTACCAACAATCCTACTCAGTATACAAAATGTTGGCCTAGA GACTGGCTTTCCCATCGATTTCCTCAAGCTCGAATTATTGGTGTTGACACGTCATTGAAGCCATTTGTTTGGCATTCAATTTGTCCACTTCAAAAGTTACG gCGTACATTAGATAAGCGAGCTGTAGACATAATGAAACAACTTAAAAAAGCAGAAGTTGGCTGTCGACCTATAATATGGATTACTCATTCAGCTGGAG GTATTCTTGTGAAAGAAATGCTTCGATTGGCCAATTCAGTTAGCAATGGTACTTCTGAAGATTCAAAAAATGATCATTCTGAACCAATTACCACGTCTAGCACTAGAGATTTTGCACATATTTCTAATACGTATACAGATTTGTCAGTTTTAAGTGGGGAAAATCAATCTGTTTCTCAATCTTCACTTTCTAAAGTCGATCCATCCTGTAAATGGTATTGTCACGAAACTGACCAGGAGAATGAAAATCTGTCAAATATGTCGGATCCTAGTTTCATCTCTTTTGTTGAAGATAAAAACGCCAATGTGCCTGATAAAAATTCTGAAAATCGCATGTGTTATTCATCTAGTTGTTCTGATGTACTGTCCAAACCCATTAGTAATTCATCATTCCTAACCACTTTATCCGATAGTTCGGCAATAGATCCTGTAAATTATCGAACATTAGCAAGTAATACACAAGCAGTTGTATTTATGAGTACACCACATAGAGGAAATCAATCGGTGCACACTTTATATCGTCGTCCATTCCGATGGGCTCTTACTCCTGAAGCTATTCAACTTGAAAAAG ATTCAAACTATTTGTTGGATCTCCATGTTTGGTTTAATCTATGGGCATATAATCATAAAGTACAAATTTTATCTATGGCTGAAAGTCGCGTAACACCAATCAATAGATTTTGGTCTGTTTTAATTGTCCCTGAAGATGTTAAAG ACCGAGAGATGGGTAAATTGGTACGTATCGATTCAGATCATTTATATATAAGTAAACCAATGAATCCTTCTGATCTGTCGTATACTAGTattgttaattttattgaaaatttatcATTATGTAAACAGTTACCTGTGAATACCAATATAAAAAAGCCTTTCTAA